A genome region from Salvia splendens isolate huo1 chromosome 19, SspV2, whole genome shotgun sequence includes the following:
- the LOC121778562 gene encoding somatic embryogenesis receptor kinase 1-like isoform X1, with translation MSTTLLLLFILTTLAHFSHANPPCPPSSCGVIRNISYPFLLKGDPSNCGHHILTCHHNLTSISLNSRNFYVKAIDYQNSTIRVADASLNYDNICSFPISSTYYNYRFSDDSDYSYYIPINYNSTYPYDYKATPINLMSCPNPMKNSSLYTNISTKCSRMNDRSYSYIKVGRMSASEVPHLCGLDLIAMTSWEFHDHKNVSLSEIHHSLLYGFELTFCKDCRADLLSGLSFWWVVYEVLLLPASLLILGMLCAVIGPPIFTLFGIAALSTGLFLTWYLYNHISIQYGYGLSPAQIGIASVIGLLCAVISPPIFILFGIAALSTALLQPFLLEYGITIPPRYNILADYGQGLELVIELIILLPRFILFPVAMWLLIKKFRRRHRSMYTRIESFLRSDNQLTPIRYSYSDIKKMTGGFQDKLGEGGYGSVYKGKLRSGFHVAVKLLGKSRGSGQDFMNEIATIGRIHHVNVVKLVGYCAHGSKRALIYDFMPNGSLEKYLFNRDKTISLSWDTKFEIAVGVARGIEYLHRGCDVQILHFDIKPHNILLDDDFIPKISDFGLAKFFSTDKTTVTMTAARGTIGYVAPELISRSIGAVSYKADVYSFGMLLMEMVSLKKDLIGNNDNSSQYFPNWIYDYFNQGKDIEVVNSGDDENYDDSWRKYGRKMTIVALWCIQMCPDHRPSMNKVLEMLEGDVERLKVPNYPSQSTQIVVDQTCSTDSVSLLEHEDASTSVEIIVE, from the exons ATGTCCACAACTCTCCTCCTCTTGTTCATCCTTACAACATTAGCTCATTTCTCCCATGCTAATCCTCCCTGCCCTCCTTCTTCGTGTGGCGTTATTCGTAACATCAGCTACCCTTTCCTCCTCAAGGGCGACCCCAGCAACTGCGGCCATCACATATTAACATGTCACCACAATCTCACCTCCATCTCTCTCAACTCTCGAAACTTCTATGTCAAAGCCATCGACTACCAAAACTCCACCATCAGAGTGGCTGATGCTTCCCTCAACTATGACAACATATGCTCTTTCCCCATCTCTTCTACTTATTATAATTATCGATTTTCCGATGATTCTGATTACAGTTACTatatcccaataaattataattcTACCTATCCATATGATTATAAAGCCACCCCTATCAATTTGATGAGCTGCCCTAATCCCATGAAGAATTCATCCCTCTACACCAACATTTCTACTAAATGTTCTCGAATGAATGATAGATCATATTCATATATAAAGGTCGGACGCATGAGTGCCTCAGAGGTACCGCATCTGTGCGGACTAGATCTCATAGCGATGACGTCGTGGGAGTTTCATGATCATAAAAATGTATCTCTTTCAGAAATCCACCACTCTCTCTTGTATGGATTTGAACTCACCTTCTGCAAAGACTGCAGAGCTGATTTGCTGTCTGGTCTCTCATTCTGGTGGG TTGTATATGAAGTGCTGCTTCTCCCAGCTTCTCTACTCATTTTAG GGATGCTATGTGCAGTAATAGGCCCTCCTATATTCACTCTCTTTGGAATCGCAGCTCTATCAACGGGCTTATTTCTAACTTGGTATCTATACAACCACATATCCATACAATACG GCTATGGTTTGTCACCCGCTCAAATAGGCATTGCATCAGTAATAG GTTTGCTATGTGCAGTAATAAGCCCTCCTATATTCATCCTGTTTGGAATCGCAGCTTTGTCAACGGCTTTACTTCAACCTTTCCTTTTGGAATACGGCATAACCATACCACCAC GCTACAATATCCTAGCTGATTATGGACAAGGCTTGGAATTAGTAATCG AATTGATCATCTTGCTACCAAGGTTTATCCTTTTTCCTGTTGCTATGTGGCTTTTGATCAAGAAATTTCGGAGAAGGCATAGGTCCATGTATACAAGAATCGAAAGTTTCTTACGAAGTGACAACCAACTCACACCAATTAGATATTCATATTCAGACATTAAGAAGATGACAGGAGGCTTTCAAGACAAACTAGGTGAAGGTGGCTACGGTTCTGTCTATAAAGGGAAGCTCCGAAGTGGCTTTCATGTGGCAGTCAAATTACTCGGGAAATCTAGAGGAAGTGGACAAGACTTCATGAATGAAATTGCAACTATTGGAAGGATCCATCATGTCAATGTGGTGAAACTTGTTGGATATTGTGCACACGGCTCCAAACGTGCACTTATCTATGATTTTATGCCCAACGGTTCCCTTGAAAAATATCTTTTCAATAGAGACAAAACAATCTCATTGAGTTGGGATACGAAGTTTGAGATTGCAGTTGGTGTTGCTCGTGGGATTGAGTATCTACACCGAGGGTGTGATGTTCAGATCTTGCATTTTGACATTAAGCCTCATAACATACTTCTTGATGATGACTTCATcccaaaaatatcagattttggGCTAGCAAAGTTTTTCTCAACGGATAAAACCACGGTGACTATGACTGCTGCTAGAGGAACCATAGGATACGTTGCCCCTGAACTGATTAGCAGAAGTATTGGAGCAGTCTCTTACAAGGCTGATGTTTATAGTTTCGGGATGTTGTTAATGGAAATGGTGAGTTTGAAGAAAGACTTGATAGGGAACAATGACAATTCGAGTCAATATTTTCCGAATTGGATATATGACTACTTTAACCAAGGGAAGGAcattgaagttgtgaatagtggtGATGATGAAAACTATGATGATAGTTGGAGGAAATATGGTCGGAAGATGACAATAGTTGCATTATGGTGCATACAAATGTGTCCTGACCATCGTCCCTCAATGAACAAAGTGTTGGAAATGTTGGAAGGTGATGTTGAACGTCTAAAAGTTCCTAATTATCCTTCTCAATCTACTCAGATCGTCGTTGATCAAACATGTTCGACAGATTCAGTATCATTGCTGGAACATGAAGATGCTTCAACCAGTGTTGAGATTATAGTTGAATAA
- the LOC121778562 gene encoding somatic embryogenesis receptor kinase 1-like isoform X2: MSTTLLLLFILTTLAHFSHANPPCPPSSCGVIRNISYPFLLKGDPSNCGHHILTCHHNLTSISLNSRNFYVKAIDYQNSTIRVADASLNYDNICSFPISSTYYNYRFSDDSDYSYYIPINYNSTYPYDYKATPINLMSCPNPMKNSSLYTNISTKCSRMNDRSYSYIKVGRMSASEVPHLCGLDLIAMTSWEFHDHKNVSLSEIHHSLLYGFELTFCKDCRADLLSGLSFWWGMLCAVIGPPIFTLFGIAALSTGLFLTWYLYNHISIQYGYGLSPAQIGIASVIGLLCAVISPPIFILFGIAALSTALLQPFLLEYGITIPPRYNILADYGQGLELVIELIILLPRFILFPVAMWLLIKKFRRRHRSMYTRIESFLRSDNQLTPIRYSYSDIKKMTGGFQDKLGEGGYGSVYKGKLRSGFHVAVKLLGKSRGSGQDFMNEIATIGRIHHVNVVKLVGYCAHGSKRALIYDFMPNGSLEKYLFNRDKTISLSWDTKFEIAVGVARGIEYLHRGCDVQILHFDIKPHNILLDDDFIPKISDFGLAKFFSTDKTTVTMTAARGTIGYVAPELISRSIGAVSYKADVYSFGMLLMEMVSLKKDLIGNNDNSSQYFPNWIYDYFNQGKDIEVVNSGDDENYDDSWRKYGRKMTIVALWCIQMCPDHRPSMNKVLEMLEGDVERLKVPNYPSQSTQIVVDQTCSTDSVSLLEHEDASTSVEIIVE; this comes from the exons ATGTCCACAACTCTCCTCCTCTTGTTCATCCTTACAACATTAGCTCATTTCTCCCATGCTAATCCTCCCTGCCCTCCTTCTTCGTGTGGCGTTATTCGTAACATCAGCTACCCTTTCCTCCTCAAGGGCGACCCCAGCAACTGCGGCCATCACATATTAACATGTCACCACAATCTCACCTCCATCTCTCTCAACTCTCGAAACTTCTATGTCAAAGCCATCGACTACCAAAACTCCACCATCAGAGTGGCTGATGCTTCCCTCAACTATGACAACATATGCTCTTTCCCCATCTCTTCTACTTATTATAATTATCGATTTTCCGATGATTCTGATTACAGTTACTatatcccaataaattataattcTACCTATCCATATGATTATAAAGCCACCCCTATCAATTTGATGAGCTGCCCTAATCCCATGAAGAATTCATCCCTCTACACCAACATTTCTACTAAATGTTCTCGAATGAATGATAGATCATATTCATATATAAAGGTCGGACGCATGAGTGCCTCAGAGGTACCGCATCTGTGCGGACTAGATCTCATAGCGATGACGTCGTGGGAGTTTCATGATCATAAAAATGTATCTCTTTCAGAAATCCACCACTCTCTCTTGTATGGATTTGAACTCACCTTCTGCAAAGACTGCAGAGCTGATTTGCTGTCTGGTCTCTCATTCTGGTGGG GGATGCTATGTGCAGTAATAGGCCCTCCTATATTCACTCTCTTTGGAATCGCAGCTCTATCAACGGGCTTATTTCTAACTTGGTATCTATACAACCACATATCCATACAATACG GCTATGGTTTGTCACCCGCTCAAATAGGCATTGCATCAGTAATAG GTTTGCTATGTGCAGTAATAAGCCCTCCTATATTCATCCTGTTTGGAATCGCAGCTTTGTCAACGGCTTTACTTCAACCTTTCCTTTTGGAATACGGCATAACCATACCACCAC GCTACAATATCCTAGCTGATTATGGACAAGGCTTGGAATTAGTAATCG AATTGATCATCTTGCTACCAAGGTTTATCCTTTTTCCTGTTGCTATGTGGCTTTTGATCAAGAAATTTCGGAGAAGGCATAGGTCCATGTATACAAGAATCGAAAGTTTCTTACGAAGTGACAACCAACTCACACCAATTAGATATTCATATTCAGACATTAAGAAGATGACAGGAGGCTTTCAAGACAAACTAGGTGAAGGTGGCTACGGTTCTGTCTATAAAGGGAAGCTCCGAAGTGGCTTTCATGTGGCAGTCAAATTACTCGGGAAATCTAGAGGAAGTGGACAAGACTTCATGAATGAAATTGCAACTATTGGAAGGATCCATCATGTCAATGTGGTGAAACTTGTTGGATATTGTGCACACGGCTCCAAACGTGCACTTATCTATGATTTTATGCCCAACGGTTCCCTTGAAAAATATCTTTTCAATAGAGACAAAACAATCTCATTGAGTTGGGATACGAAGTTTGAGATTGCAGTTGGTGTTGCTCGTGGGATTGAGTATCTACACCGAGGGTGTGATGTTCAGATCTTGCATTTTGACATTAAGCCTCATAACATACTTCTTGATGATGACTTCATcccaaaaatatcagattttggGCTAGCAAAGTTTTTCTCAACGGATAAAACCACGGTGACTATGACTGCTGCTAGAGGAACCATAGGATACGTTGCCCCTGAACTGATTAGCAGAAGTATTGGAGCAGTCTCTTACAAGGCTGATGTTTATAGTTTCGGGATGTTGTTAATGGAAATGGTGAGTTTGAAGAAAGACTTGATAGGGAACAATGACAATTCGAGTCAATATTTTCCGAATTGGATATATGACTACTTTAACCAAGGGAAGGAcattgaagttgtgaatagtggtGATGATGAAAACTATGATGATAGTTGGAGGAAATATGGTCGGAAGATGACAATAGTTGCATTATGGTGCATACAAATGTGTCCTGACCATCGTCCCTCAATGAACAAAGTGTTGGAAATGTTGGAAGGTGATGTTGAACGTCTAAAAGTTCCTAATTATCCTTCTCAATCTACTCAGATCGTCGTTGATCAAACATGTTCGACAGATTCAGTATCATTGCTGGAACATGAAGATGCTTCAACCAGTGTTGAGATTATAGTTGAATAA
- the LOC121778562 gene encoding LEAF RUST 10 DISEASE-RESISTANCE LOCUS RECEPTOR-LIKE PROTEIN KINASE-like 2.5 isoform X3, with amino-acid sequence MSTTLLLLFILTTLAHFSHANPPCPPSSCGVIRNISYPFLLKGDPSNCGHHILTCHHNLTSISLNSRNFYVKAIDYQNSTIRVADASLNYDNICSFPISSTYYNYRFSDDSDYSYYIPINYNSTYPYDYKATPINLMSCPNPMKNSSLYTNISTKCSRMNDRSYSYIKVGRMSASEVPHLCGLDLIAMTSWEFHDHKNVSLSEIHHSLLYGFELTFCKDCRADLLSGLSFWWVVYEVLLLPASLLILGYGLSPAQIGIASVIGLLCAVISPPIFILFGIAALSTALLQPFLLEYGITIPPRYNILADYGQGLELVIELIILLPRFILFPVAMWLLIKKFRRRHRSMYTRIESFLRSDNQLTPIRYSYSDIKKMTGGFQDKLGEGGYGSVYKGKLRSGFHVAVKLLGKSRGSGQDFMNEIATIGRIHHVNVVKLVGYCAHGSKRALIYDFMPNGSLEKYLFNRDKTISLSWDTKFEIAVGVARGIEYLHRGCDVQILHFDIKPHNILLDDDFIPKISDFGLAKFFSTDKTTVTMTAARGTIGYVAPELISRSIGAVSYKADVYSFGMLLMEMVSLKKDLIGNNDNSSQYFPNWIYDYFNQGKDIEVVNSGDDENYDDSWRKYGRKMTIVALWCIQMCPDHRPSMNKVLEMLEGDVERLKVPNYPSQSTQIVVDQTCSTDSVSLLEHEDASTSVEIIVE; translated from the exons ATGTCCACAACTCTCCTCCTCTTGTTCATCCTTACAACATTAGCTCATTTCTCCCATGCTAATCCTCCCTGCCCTCCTTCTTCGTGTGGCGTTATTCGTAACATCAGCTACCCTTTCCTCCTCAAGGGCGACCCCAGCAACTGCGGCCATCACATATTAACATGTCACCACAATCTCACCTCCATCTCTCTCAACTCTCGAAACTTCTATGTCAAAGCCATCGACTACCAAAACTCCACCATCAGAGTGGCTGATGCTTCCCTCAACTATGACAACATATGCTCTTTCCCCATCTCTTCTACTTATTATAATTATCGATTTTCCGATGATTCTGATTACAGTTACTatatcccaataaattataattcTACCTATCCATATGATTATAAAGCCACCCCTATCAATTTGATGAGCTGCCCTAATCCCATGAAGAATTCATCCCTCTACACCAACATTTCTACTAAATGTTCTCGAATGAATGATAGATCATATTCATATATAAAGGTCGGACGCATGAGTGCCTCAGAGGTACCGCATCTGTGCGGACTAGATCTCATAGCGATGACGTCGTGGGAGTTTCATGATCATAAAAATGTATCTCTTTCAGAAATCCACCACTCTCTCTTGTATGGATTTGAACTCACCTTCTGCAAAGACTGCAGAGCTGATTTGCTGTCTGGTCTCTCATTCTGGTGGG TTGTATATGAAGTGCTGCTTCTCCCAGCTTCTCTACTCATTTTAG GCTATGGTTTGTCACCCGCTCAAATAGGCATTGCATCAGTAATAG GTTTGCTATGTGCAGTAATAAGCCCTCCTATATTCATCCTGTTTGGAATCGCAGCTTTGTCAACGGCTTTACTTCAACCTTTCCTTTTGGAATACGGCATAACCATACCACCAC GCTACAATATCCTAGCTGATTATGGACAAGGCTTGGAATTAGTAATCG AATTGATCATCTTGCTACCAAGGTTTATCCTTTTTCCTGTTGCTATGTGGCTTTTGATCAAGAAATTTCGGAGAAGGCATAGGTCCATGTATACAAGAATCGAAAGTTTCTTACGAAGTGACAACCAACTCACACCAATTAGATATTCATATTCAGACATTAAGAAGATGACAGGAGGCTTTCAAGACAAACTAGGTGAAGGTGGCTACGGTTCTGTCTATAAAGGGAAGCTCCGAAGTGGCTTTCATGTGGCAGTCAAATTACTCGGGAAATCTAGAGGAAGTGGACAAGACTTCATGAATGAAATTGCAACTATTGGAAGGATCCATCATGTCAATGTGGTGAAACTTGTTGGATATTGTGCACACGGCTCCAAACGTGCACTTATCTATGATTTTATGCCCAACGGTTCCCTTGAAAAATATCTTTTCAATAGAGACAAAACAATCTCATTGAGTTGGGATACGAAGTTTGAGATTGCAGTTGGTGTTGCTCGTGGGATTGAGTATCTACACCGAGGGTGTGATGTTCAGATCTTGCATTTTGACATTAAGCCTCATAACATACTTCTTGATGATGACTTCATcccaaaaatatcagattttggGCTAGCAAAGTTTTTCTCAACGGATAAAACCACGGTGACTATGACTGCTGCTAGAGGAACCATAGGATACGTTGCCCCTGAACTGATTAGCAGAAGTATTGGAGCAGTCTCTTACAAGGCTGATGTTTATAGTTTCGGGATGTTGTTAATGGAAATGGTGAGTTTGAAGAAAGACTTGATAGGGAACAATGACAATTCGAGTCAATATTTTCCGAATTGGATATATGACTACTTTAACCAAGGGAAGGAcattgaagttgtgaatagtggtGATGATGAAAACTATGATGATAGTTGGAGGAAATATGGTCGGAAGATGACAATAGTTGCATTATGGTGCATACAAATGTGTCCTGACCATCGTCCCTCAATGAACAAAGTGTTGGAAATGTTGGAAGGTGATGTTGAACGTCTAAAAGTTCCTAATTATCCTTCTCAATCTACTCAGATCGTCGTTGATCAAACATGTTCGACAGATTCAGTATCATTGCTGGAACATGAAGATGCTTCAACCAGTGTTGAGATTATAGTTGAATAA